The DNA window AGCATCTTTGTACTCCACAATGTAGGGATGATTCAGTTTAGCAATCAAATTCATCTGCAAAGGACACATTATAATTTTCACCATGCCAAGAAATATTCTATCAATAGATCTTCAGTGATTATTCACCTAATACAGATTTCTGTCAAATTTGAAGCTTATCTTGGCTATTGAAGCTCAAGTTTTCATTGGCTTGATGCAAATTTAACCAGAATAAAGCTCAAATAAGTTCAGTTTTAACTTTAGTGTTATTTTTTATTGCAGTTTCAAATCTAAACACAGAAATATGAGGCTCAATGTCTTTATGAGTTAGTTCaagtatatatttaaaaattatccTTTTAAATATATATCTTTACAAACACAGTAGGCATGTACTTCAACAGCTTCAACAGCAATATAATTGATTCCTCAGTGTCATATATATGTATTTCAAAGCAATGAGTTTTGAGCCCAAAATAAGTTTTGAGAAACATGTCTTGAGCTAATCAAAGGAAACCGGGGGGGaggaaagggagagagagagagagcttccAATTCAAATTCAAGCTTATCATAGTTGAACTTGAGCTCAAGAATTAAATCAAACAGGTTCCAAATTTGAACATGAACCTGACTTAAGTTAAATGTAAAAGGACAAACCTATAAATGCCATCGTTCAGCTCAGTTCCCAACGACATTAGACGTATACCCTCTCAGTCTTCTTCCAAGGAAATTTACTATTGAATCTGATTCTATATATTCCAATATCCAAACAAGGCAAGACTACAACTAACTGATAAATCTATTGAGCATTAAATgagttagaaaaagaaaaaagaaaggaaaaaagagttGGATGATGACTGGTGAAACAGTTCAACTGTTTCAGGAGTATCAATGTTTAGAAAAACTTCAAAATAATGAAATGGGAGAATAATCAAGTTATAGCTTCTGACTACCTATGAACCACTGCATTGCACTACATGTATAACAAATCAGATAAGCCTACTTCCAAATATCTTGTGGAATTACCTCCTGATGTGCTGTATTCTTGAACTTCTCCGTCTGCTTTTCCAAACGAATTTTTTTCAGAACATACCTAACAGAGATGAATAAAGGAATACTTTAAGAGTTGTCCTAACACAATAACTCTTGATGTTCAACATTTTCCAGATTAACCTAGGATTCTGATTTAAGTTTATACTGCTgcaacaaataaaaacaaaccAAAGGTCATATTACACAATTTgtcagggaaaaaaaaaaagtctgcTCCAAACTGCAAATGAAAGTAACCATGCTAAAGTTTTAGTTCCAAGGTCATGGTCATAAACTGTTTTTATTAAGTTGAATAGAAAGAATCAGATTCTCTGCAAAAAGTGAAATGGCACTTCATATTCTTGTGCACTATTTcatgaaaataaataacaataacaacaccAAAAGAATTTCTTGTGCTATATTTTCAAGCCAACAGAAAACAGGCATCATATACTAGTTTCACTTCTCAATTTTCAACATTACTTCCAGATGCATATTAATTATTACTAAAATTATCAACAAAAAGGGCTCCTTTTGCTTTCTcaattacaaaatttcaagaaaatattagTAAAGAAATAGCTAGAACCACTGTGAACTAAATGTCAAGTAATTTTCTGCCAGTATTCTTCCCAAGAGCCATTATTTTATTTAGGTGTTAATTCTGTGAATCCTTGCTTGTTCTTTAtatcaatttcttgatttctgTTTCCTACTTGAGTTACTTGTAATGGGCTTTTTCTAGCATCTTCTTCTTGGTATTAACTGATTTTTCTATGTCTTGTTGAAATACTTCTGCTTAAATTCACATGGctagaggaaaaaagaaagaggaagaagcagccaaagaagaaagaagaaacaagaaggaaagaaggaagaagaatggGAAGAAAAAGCCAATAAtgcttattattttttttatttttgaagaaTTAACTGAAAACCAAAAAGATAAAGACTTATGAATTTTTATCCGATTTTCATTAAATATACCAATATGTGCAGAATAACCCAATAAACAGACCCCATAAATTAAAAAGAATATATAGACACACAAATTCACAAGAACACGCACACTTAGGCACAACCCACATGGCAAAACTGGGGTTTAAGAGATTCTTActtctttttctcaattttatGCAAAACAAGAAATGCTGCTCCAAAAGCTCCTCTGCCAATCTGCTCCATTACTTCATATTCTTCCAACCGGGATTGGCCATCTCCATTTTCTGCCTCCATTAGGCCTCTTCCTCTGTTTaaagaggaaaaacaaaaaacaaaaagggtcaGTCCAAATCCAGCCAAAGATACAAACCTGAGCTGATTGAAGCAGTTTCTGCACTTACCCTGCTTTAAccgaggaaaaaaaattatgggCTCACAGCTAAATCCTTAGAAGCAACGAACAAAGGAAGAATCTTGGGTTTTGCACAGCTGCAATCAAGCAAAAGATGCCCTTCAAAGTTCGGTTCTTGATAGACAATTTCAGCAATGACTAGGCATAGAAATAAAGTCTGCAGAAAGGCAGCATTCCACAATTATGACAAACTGTTCAAGTttgtgagagagagaggaggatgCCAAGACACACTCAATGAAAGCAATAATAATAGGGGTATGGCCATAGTTATATATTTGCACTAATTAATGAAAAAGGTGATTACCACTACTAATAAGATTTGAACTGAAAAGGTTTATGCACCTATAAACTCGATCAGTATGCGTCCTTCGTGAATGCTATTCACCTTCAGTGTGGGTTAGGGAGAGGGGAAGACGGAGAGCTAGAGAGGCAGAGTCAAGTAAAGCAACATGAGACAAGTAAATTAATGCTAATAGCGAAGTGGGAAAGTAAGAAATTTACCAATACGGGAAAAATGAGTCTTTTTGCTGTTGAGGGGGGAAGGGTTGGAGTGAAAGGTGTGGAAGAGGAAAGAGGAGAATAGGGGCCACAGCCAAAGAAAAAACTTTGCTTGTATTTCCAGATTCAAAGGAGTAGTATTTAATCATTTCACACCAAAGAAGTGCAGAACATTTTCATTGACCGCTGGTATAGTGTCACCATCTCTACCAGAaatcttcaaaattttcctcTAGCTCATTTATTTTACGCTATGGTTTCTCCCCACTACCATGAATACCTTTTTTGACTCTATAAATTGTGGtaagttttttctttcttaggTGTCCCACCAGGATAAAGAATTCAAAACCACATTCTTAGACATGGTAAAGAATTTATGGGTAAAGCATTTATTATTTCACCTCGAAGAGAAGCATTTATTGTACTATTCATTACCACAAAGGGTATCCAATCTCTAAGAAGGTGAATCGTTTGAAACTCAAAATCGACAGGTATAGATTCAACTTTCAAGAATGAAACGGTAAATAGCATTTCCACACAAGGAGTCAAGTACACTACACAGAGACAGAGGTTAGGAAAGAAGTTAGTATTGTACTCATCACTACATTTGTTAAGTTatgaatgaaatggaaaaagagagaagaggtGTAGAAACAACAAATAGACAGTTAAAAAGGGCTCTCTTTTTCTCTAACTTTTGTGGTGTTGAAGACCAACGAAGCTCAAATATAACATATAGTACTTTCATCAAACTCTGTGTTCTCTAGAAGAAGTCTCTTAGTATATGACCATTCAATTTGTAACTTTGGATGGCATAGATCCCTAAAGTTCAAAGCGACAAATTGATAAAAGTCAGTCAATTCTTTTTTGGTTTATCCCAAGGATAATATGcctattccttttttttcccaaagCCATATTggcatttttgttgtttgttattaACATTCCACTtaactatttatgtataaaatttACAATGTGATTGGAGTGCTAGTAACAAAATAATAAGATTGAGTACAAAAAAAATAAGTAGCTACGTGAAATTGAATTCCAAAGTATGCATGTTACTCTCCATAGATCTACCTACCTATCTTCAATGgaagaacttttttttttttctttttaataaaggAACTTCTCtctcaattttgttttatgttTAAACTCTTTAGGACTCAATCAAGACCAAGATTCCTTTGGTTGTTAGGGAACTGgtcatttattttttctctgGGGACAAATTTTGCATGGTAGGGAAAAGCCAGGAATGACCTCAATGCTTATTGGCTTCTTGCAAAAGTGATTGGCATGTCGTTTTCCCTTAGTGTGTGCAGTGTGCACAGCAACAAGATGGTACAAAAAATGCACAGTCATGAATGGTTTTTGTAGGCAGAGAGATggatagatagatagataggTAGGAACTAGGAAGAGAAGATGATAAACAATTGTACTACAGCTTTCGTCGGTGGAATGGATAATTGGCAACAAAAAATTTGCAAAGTCTACCTCTAAAGCCGAAAGTGCACTGCAGGATAATACCAACCAAGGACTGGATATTGAAGATTAAGATGCTTCCTAATTCCTACCCATTTATTAGTCCAACAGCTAGAAAGATTCTGAGGAGCCCGATTGCTTGCTAATCAAATCTTTGACGTTTTCTTTTTCAGAAAATGACTAGTTCCACGAACTAAAATTATTAACTCATTTTTCATGATTTCTTCCTAACTGGTTCGGGCccttgaaaattaaaaagagaagaatatatatatatatatatatatatatatacatacatgcagagatatacacacacacacaacttCAGTGCATGCAGTGGAGGTTTCTTTTTACTTCCAATTTTCTACCATGATTTATTGTACACTACATCAACTGGTTGCCAACATTCGTGTAGCATATTATttaccatctttttttttttggggggggggggggtggggtgTTCTTGTAATGGAAGAAGAAGTAAACTCTGTGTGCATATCATGGTTAATGCTACATTATTTAACTTTAGGTATTTCAAATTCTTTCGAATGTGGCATTTGATATTTAGTTTCCACAGGACAGTGTTAAAAATATTTGTAATGGGACTAGATGAGGAGACAaagatttcaaaaaaaatctAGGTGCAGACAGGAGTTACATCAAAAAGATTTTGTAAAACTTTTTATGCtaaaattttatatattattaaaTTAAGTCGGGATCGGTCcgccattctttttttttgtctgtgTGTGTGTAATTTTTTCCCTTCCCTTTACAGGGGGAAGATGTATACTTGGCACCTCTCTAGTAATGTGGAGAAGGACTTGAACAGTATAATTAAACAGACATGTCTAATGGGTGTCAATTGGACACGCGTTTTATTAACGTATATTTCAGATGTTAAATTTTTGGAAAGATAAGATCAATTAAAAAATACGTATAAATGCAAGGGGGCTAGCAATTATTAGTGTGTGTATATACATGATAAATTGGGTAAAATTTAGAACGAATATCTATTAAACACCCgtaaggaaaaccctaattgtattagTGGTGCAATAATGACGTCTTGTCCAAGTACCAAATTGGACGGCCTAATGTGTACCTCCTTCCATCTTAGAGTGGTTTTTCAGGAAAGCTAAATCGTCCACCAACCCTCGATTCCTCATATTTTAAGGCATCTATCATTGACCTAAACTGCAAATTACATTGAATGAATATAAAGATGCATAGGCCTTTTAAAGCTAGTGATCCTCTGTTTGGCTTTCTGTTGTATAgattccattttctttttctttttttttactttgtgGTTAGTTGAGCAACCCCGGCCCCCTACCATGAAAAAGAGCACTTTAAGAATAGGAGGAGGCTAGGTGCATTaaaactttttctttctttattcaTTTGGAAGCAAATCATTTCTTGCTAATGCGAGAAACTTcaattctttttatttctttttgccTATAATTTACCTTACCTCAGCATCCATCAGTTGGACTACCTCAATTCACGAGGCATTCATCTTGGATTCCGAACAGTCATTCTTTATAAGATGCTACCACCTGAAGATGTTGACATTGTCCCTTGAACtcgcaaaaagaaagaaagaaagaaagaaagaacgtGATCATTTGACGGGTTGATGATCTCCAAGACAGCAATCCTTCAAAAGGATACAGACACAAGCAAAAGCTCCAAATTTCCCTGTCATTTCTATTTGTACGTGAGGACGTTGGTTCCATATTCCAAACCAAACTTTCACAGGAAAATAAAGAGTTAATCCCATGAATGATTGGTACTTTCCTCTTCAGTACAGCTTGAATACTGCTAAAAAGATCCTCAGTTGACCCCAGCGATATTTGCTTGTCAGAGATGAGGGTCGTGGCACCTATTTACTTCGCTCAGATTCCCGTTTAAACAGTCTACATTTGTTAACCAATTTTTTTCCAAGTTTTTGTTGGATGTGACTCTCAAACTTCATGAGTTGGACATCACAATGAGCATTAACAATTGGACAGACTAAAACTTAGAACTCTTGATCAAATAGACGAAACAACTCATTTCTGGACCCTTTACTGGCAtgctattttgtggaagatATTATAGTCAAGCAAGGATAAAGCTGTCGTCCCCCcaccccacaaaaaaaaaaaaaaaaaaaatttgtcctCGTGTAACATTGGAATTTGGGCCCCCTCTTGAAATGAAGGAGTTTggctttttgttttcttgagaGTACCTCCCTACCAAATGGACCTACATTGTGTAAATAGAGTTGGTGGATGAAAGAGAAAAGTTGTTGAAAGAAAACCTATTTCTTTCTTGAGTTTTGTTCTTCTTGTGCATGCATCCATCCTTTAGAACTAAACCACCTTTCATGTGCAACTAACCCTAACCACACCTTGCCCAGATTTTGCCTTGCATGAGAAATTATATCCAGTGTTGACACTGATTCGACAACAGTCGATTGTTTCTGCATTAACCTTTTGAAAGTTGACATTGGTTCTAAGACTGCCTTAGCACTCACATTTCGTACAGCCCAGGTTCGACAATGCCCTACAAGTTGACACTGACTTTAAGGCTGCCTCAGTTCTCGCTATTCAACTAGCCACAGTAACAGTCCTGCAGAAATTGCCCTTGCAATGGAGAAAGATTTGGACATGATCATTCTTTTCCAAATAGCAAGCCCAGATGCACATTACCATGTAGAGCTAAAAAAGGCTCTTACTCCCAATTAAAAAGCAAAAGGCTAATATAATACAAGGGAAATGCTGAAGACCAGAAAACTGAAAAGAAAAGTACAAGCCAAGCCGCTGTTTAATTTTAAATGACTACATCAGGCAGGTTAAATTTACAGCAGAAGAGTTCTGTTGCATACATATTGCTCAAAATCACAGTTACTTCCGCTTGGATGCCTTCCTGCTTTCAAGTTTTCGTCGAGCAGCTTCAAATTCTTCTTCACTAGGCTCTGGTTCCCCACCATGTTTGCTAACCAGAGTTGAGAGCATAGAGTTGATCTTGCCAATCCTCTCATTTTGCCGCTGAGAGATGATAGCATGCAAATCTTccgagtttttcttttctctggAAAGGACTCTGATGTTAATAACATGGCTTGCTTGAGTTTTAATTTAAAATTAGATTACTGAAGCACCAACATCAGATATAAAAAACTACTCACTTTTTCCTCCTCTTTAATGGACTAGTAGGCGGTTTTGTTTCAGAAACTTGCTTAGCCCATTTCTCATACAATTTAGTTGACTTCAGAGCTCCTAAATATTGTTGttcaaaaaagaagaagccaGGTAAAGGGAAGGACAGTTAGATACGTGCCTCCAAAAAACACATCACAACAAATAAGCATAGAGTTATTGAATCTTGCACGTATCAAAGTCAGCCCTAAACAGTGATTCGATATTGACTCAGCAATGTTGTAACAAGTTATTTACTCCTGATGAATACAAATTAAGCCATAAACAAACCTCCAGCTATTGCCTCATCAAGATAATCCTTGAACCGATGTGAATCCAACTTTTGATCAGAGCAAAGCATGTAACAGAAAACcctaaacaaacaagaaaatttcGATGATAATCTGCCCCATTAAAGTTCCAAGGGTGGGAGAAGAAAATAGATCCTATCATACCTATTCATGTTACCCTTGTGCATCTTGTGCAGATCAATCAAATCCTTTTTCTCCGTCTCAGAGCCTCTATAGCttgcttcaaactcttcaaTATCAGCCTCAGTGACCTATGAACAGAGGAGATCATATTAAGAAAGGATATATCAGAAAGGGGGTGGAGAAGTTGACAATCTGAGAAAATAATAACCTTTTTATACAAGGTTTGGAAAAATTCCTTCAAATTCTGGCAGACATCTCCTGCAAGGTCCTGTAAGTGAGTAATAAAATGTGTCAAGACTACTCGAGGAGGACCGGATATACATAGAATAAGGAGCCCAGGGAAGCCCATTCTTTCCAATTTTAAATAGGAACCAAATAAAAACAGTTGTTGAAGAATAAACACAAGTTTGGAACAAAGCATAATCAAGATTTCACCAAACAAGTTACCTGAACTCCACTGAAccaaatagaaaagaaaatacaGAAAGCACATCTAAGAATATCCACATGCATAATCACAACAGTCACAAATGTAGAAAATAAAGATTACCAACAAAACTCACCAACTCTAAGCATGATCTCAAGTAAAAAGCTAAGCCTAACAGAAAACACTCCCAAGACTTCAAAGGGCAAAATTGTAACAATATTCTGAATGCATCTCCCAGGGTGAATTCTGAGCACAGCCTCCCGAAATAAAGGGACTTACAGTACTTTTAAAGCCAACAAGCATCTTTTCAGTATATCCCGATCTTACTGACTCTGTCTAAAACagcaaaaactgaaaatttttgtATGGCCACTTACAGCATCATCAACACAGCCAGTCTGGTCATATAGTGCCCGTTTCTCCTCATCACCAAGAATTGACATAACCTTTTGTAGTTGCTGAAATTTCTCCTTAGCATCCTACAGAAAAGATAAGCAAAAGTTTGACTCTTTTTAAGATCAAGCAAAACTAACACTGAGGTTCAAACATAACCTGAATGTAAATTCAATACAAAAACAACCAAAACGCTTACAGAAGAAAACAGTAGGATGGAAAGTTACCTCATCACCAGGATTCTTGTCAGGATGCAGATGTAGAGCCAATTTGTAATAAGcttttttaatttcttgctgGGATGCAGTTCTTTCTACCCCAAGAATCTACAACAGAAAGAACTTATCAGGGAACCTCTATTGCTTGAATTTGGATGGATTGTAAAGCAAATCCAACACTCAGCAAACATTAAACAACACACTTGAAATATACCAGAAGTAAgagcatttaaaaaaaaaaaatcacagaaGCATGCTTGTTGAAAAGTGAGAATACTATAGGAGATGAACAAGAAAATGGTACAAAAAGGAACTCACAGAAACTGCTTATCTACCACGGACTACATGGGTCATTTTGATGACAATTCTCATTTTCAGAAAGTAAATAGAAGGCTTTCTTGGTTAACCATGAAGGAAATAACTAAAGGAGAACATCACAGCAATTGCCTGATCATCTTAAGGGAGTGAATGAGATGCCCAAGGTGATTATTACTTGTCACCAGCATTGCTTGGAATAGAACAGGAGCTGTGAATAAGGCTTAAGGTTGCCTTTAATTAGTCTATCTCAAAAGAGTTACAGGCCAGCTACAAGAGCTCCGTTGGTATATTCTTTTGTAAGCTTATTCAGCTTATTTAGTGAGCTGAAGATGTAGGCTAAACTAAACCATCACAGGGATAGCAACAAACAAATAAACTTTGATTGTACCATTAGGAAAGCAACATCAATGAAAAATACATAATTCCTCTATAAGCAGGAAATACATAATCCTTTTACTTGAGACCTTATTAACCATAGGACAGCTCTTCTAAAACCCAGAGTAGCAGGCTGACTTATTCAAACCAAATCTCTTGTACATATGATGCTTGAGAATAATGGCACAACATCTCAAACCTAAAAGATGAACGTACAATAGTGTAACCATTCCCTCAGGTGTAATTTCCTATTAgaccaggaaaaaaaaaagaattataaaAACCCTCAATTACTTCTCTGCTAAAACGGCAGTATCTTGATTCCACAATTTCTCATTAATTATTACCCATCAGCTCATTTTTTGCTCGGTCAAGTTTTGTAGCTTATGCCAAATCAACAGTCGCAAGAATCACACTTTCCAATCTAAACTACCAAATTGGTACAATCCAAGTCGAGTATATTGCAAACATATCTTCTTCTCACACAATAAAAGAAGAATTCAAAAATTAGAGGCACTTCAGATTACACAGGCACTGAAGTGGTACTAGACTAACTTCCCTGCAACCCAACTTCTCAGAATTATGAAAAGGAAACATAGAAGACCTACTATTCTCAATTAAACaataacaaacaaacaaataaaaaagcaagaaagaaaatgcGACTCTTCGCCCTATTTTCGAACATTTCCAACCATatgcaaaaataataataataaataaatgaataaaaagaAGCCCAGCAATTATTAGAGAAAAAAAGAATCAGATGACGGAGAAAAGAATGGTACCTCGTAAAGGGTCTTTTCTGTGGGAGAAGAAGCTTCCAATTTGCTCTGGTTTTCCGGAATTTCTTCTTCTAGGTTTTCTTCGGAAACCCTAGCCGTCTTCTTTCTCTTCCCCATTTCAGAATTCCTTGAAGCAGTTTTGCCAAAAGGCGGTTGAAGCAGAATGCTTTGCCTTGACGTAATTGATTTAAGCTGAGCTCGGCGGAGAAAATGGGCAATCACTGGTTTGCGTGGGGGATTTCAATTCTGTTTATCTCTATAGAGATTTATGATTTTCCCGCCTTAGCTCTTTCTTGATTTTCACTTCTTCCCGCGTTAAAATATACCGTATGAGGTATGACCTTAAttggattcttttttttttctttcttgtttagtTTTTTTGGGATTTAAAAAGAACGCGCGACCAAATAGGTttgttaggaaaaaaaaaataggtttgTTTAGCAGGTTCCTTCACCCTCTGTGTGCTAGGGCTTCGAATTCTCTGTTCCCAAAATAGTTTCTGTCCATCTGTTTTTTATTTGTACAGCTGTCATGTGTCTCTAACTTTTTGTTAATCCAAACTTAAATAAATCGATAATAATCGATTTACAAGTTTActcaaaatcaattaaaacagataattcaaaacttttttttattttctttttaacaaaaaagagTCTTGTTGATTTGgggtaaaaaataaagaagagttTTAGTTGATTTCTATGTTTATGATCAACAAGACTCTTTTTTTGTTAAAacgaaaattaaaaaaaagttttgagttatctgttttaattgattttgagTAAATTTGTAAACCGATTATTATCGGTTTATTTGAATTTGGGTTAACAAAAGACTAGAGACGCGTGACAGCCGTACAAATAAGGAAGGGAGACTACTTTGGGAACAAAGGATTCGAAGCCCTATGCTAGGCTAGTAATAACGTTGAAAGACAAAATAAACTAGTTGATATCAAAATCAAGCTTAACTTGTTAATAATTCGTTCGATTTTGGTTCGTTAACTAGTCAATGTCAATATAAGGTTGAAAGGCGTTTAATGTTTGATAACTTTTAAGCAAATAAATAagtcaaatttaaataaaattttaaactcgttaaaataatcaaatgaattTAAACACTAGAATGTTCAGTTTAATTCGCTCATTTACACTCTAGTAGGCTCTAATTTACCACTGAAATAGCTCAAATAACGAATACACCCCCGGTTTCAAATGTTTACACCCCTTAGTAGGCTCTAAATTACCACTAAAATAGCTGAAATGATAAATACGCACTGATTCCAGATGTTTATTTCCATGAATATCATCCTACAGCCATTTATAGTATTTATTTTCCTCCTCCTTCCATTCTGtcgtttttcatttttattttttctagtTCCCTCCCTTAACCCTCCAAAATCCCAAACCCCCAACTGCCT is part of the Coffea eugenioides isolate CCC68of chromosome 6, Ceug_1.0, whole genome shotgun sequence genome and encodes:
- the LOC113775444 gene encoding chaperone protein dnaJ 6-like isoform X1, yielding MGKRKKTARVSEENLEEEIPENQSKLEASSPTEKTLYEILGVERTASQQEIKKAYYKLALHLHPDKNPGDEDAKEKFQQLQKVMSILGDEEKRALYDQTGCVDDADLAGDVCQNLKEFFQTLYKKVTEADIEEFEASYRGSETEKKDLIDLHKMHKGNMNRVFCYMLCSDQKLDSHRFKDYLDEAIAGGALKSTKLYEKWAKQVSETKPPTSPLKRRKKVLSREKKNSEDLHAIISQRQNERIGKINSMLSTLVSKHGGEPEPSEEEFEAARRKLESRKASKRK
- the LOC113775444 gene encoding chaperone protein dnaJ 6-like isoform X2, producing the protein MGKRKKTARVSEENLEEEIPENQSKLEASSPTEKTLYEILGVERTASQQEIKKAYYKLALHLHPDKNPGDEDAKEKFQQLQKVMSILGDEEKRALYDQTGCVDDADLAGDVCQNLKEFFQTLYKKVTEADIEEFEASYRGSETEKKDLIDLHKMHKGNMNRVFCYMLCSDQKLDSHRFKDYLDEAIAGGALKSTKLYEKWAKQVSETKPPTSPLKRRKKEKKNSEDLHAIISQRQNERIGKINSMLSTLVSKHGGEPEPSEEEFEAARRKLESRKASKRK